Proteins found in one Geomonas subterranea genomic segment:
- a CDS encoding BCAM0308 family protein, giving the protein MPRGSRITMEEKGQMAARSLEPYMPKRGLSEGTVCKGCGIVYRNKRWQIESGPSGASSGEILCPACQRIVGEDPAGVVTLSGPYLSLHREEILNMVRQQETKHREKNPLGRIMEIKEENGGIVVTTTEDKLAQKIGRELYKSQRGELHYKWSHDQHMVRVEWSR; this is encoded by the coding sequence ATGCCACGCGGATCGAGAATAACCATGGAAGAGAAAGGGCAAATGGCGGCCCGAAGCCTCGAGCCTTACATGCCCAAGCGAGGGCTTTCGGAAGGAACCGTCTGCAAGGGGTGCGGCATCGTCTACCGCAACAAGCGCTGGCAGATCGAAAGCGGCCCGTCTGGCGCGTCAAGCGGCGAGATCCTCTGCCCTGCCTGTCAGCGCATCGTGGGCGAAGACCCCGCCGGCGTCGTCACCCTCTCGGGCCCGTACCTGTCCCTACACAGGGAAGAGATCCTGAACATGGTGAGACAGCAGGAGACGAAGCACAGGGAGAAAAACCCACTGGGACGGATCATGGAGATCAAGGAGGAGAATGGCGGCATCGTCGTCACTACGACCGAGGACAAGCTGGCCCAGAAAATCGGGCGGGAGCTATACAAGTCGCAGCGCGGAGAGTTGCACTACAAGTGGAGCCACGACCAACACATGGTCCGGGTGGA
- a CDS encoding protein-L-isoaspartate(D-aspartate) O-methyltransferase, producing MNTDGEWELAARKERMLNQHLMGRGIRDLAVLRAMGEVPRESFLPAGMEFLAYEDGPLPIQEGQTISQPYIVAYMIEALELQGTEKVLEIGTGSGYAAAVLSLCAAEIFTVERIPALAHQATERLRDLGFRNVTVHLGDGTLGWREHAPYDAIVVTAGAPGVPEELERQLAPGGRLVIPVGPTPHLQDLVRVRRDWRGELRRETLCAVRFVPLIGAQGWED from the coding sequence ATGAACACAGATGGAGAATGGGAACTAGCCGCGAGGAAGGAGCGGATGCTGAACCAGCACCTTATGGGGCGGGGGATCCGGGACCTGGCGGTGTTGAGGGCGATGGGCGAGGTGCCCAGGGAATCCTTTCTCCCTGCCGGGATGGAGTTCCTGGCCTACGAGGACGGTCCGCTCCCGATCCAGGAAGGGCAGACCATCTCCCAGCCCTACATCGTCGCCTATATGATCGAGGCGCTTGAATTGCAGGGGACGGAAAAGGTGCTGGAGATCGGCACCGGCTCCGGGTACGCGGCAGCGGTCTTGAGCCTCTGCGCGGCAGAAATCTTCACGGTGGAGCGGATCCCGGCGCTGGCGCATCAGGCCACGGAGCGGTTGCGCGACCTGGGCTTCCGCAACGTTACGGTGCATCTTGGCGACGGCACCCTTGGGTGGCGGGAACACGCCCCGTACGATGCCATCGTGGTCACCGCCGGGGCGCCCGGCGTACCGGAAGAGCTTGAGCGGCAATTGGCGCCGGGAGGGAGACTGGTGATTCCGGTTGGGCCGACGCCGCATCTGCAGGACCTGGTGCGGGTGCGGCGTGACTGGCGCGGGGAGTTGCGTCGCGAGACCCTGTGCGCCGTCCGTTTTGTGCCGCTGATCGGCGCGCAGGGGTGGGAGGACTAG
- a CDS encoding RluA family pseudouridine synthase, whose product MRNLLPSAQFSYLKKLINSGHIKVNGAPAEPEDLLRYADQVTLKESAKTAAFLARLTPELDILFEDSWIICLNKPAGLAVHRTEDPEEITLVDLAETLLKKRDGVGRVRPVNRLDKGTSGAIILAKSAVAAGMFGKMVQEEGLGKLYLAMVEGKLQKQGTIDAALDGKESQTSYVRIFQGGGVSLLAVYPLTGRMHQIRQHFRMIGHPILGDKRYGGRNLSGFTGHALHSFRTTLVHPATGEEIDIPAPLPDQLLRLATRCGAVSDETFLATLNEVPAAETLALS is encoded by the coding sequence ATGCGCAACCTCCTACCCAGCGCGCAGTTCTCCTACCTCAAAAAGCTGATCAACTCGGGACATATCAAGGTGAACGGCGCTCCCGCCGAACCAGAGGACCTGCTGCGTTACGCCGACCAGGTGACGCTAAAGGAAAGCGCCAAGACCGCGGCGTTCCTCGCCCGGCTCACCCCGGAGCTCGACATCCTGTTCGAGGACAGCTGGATCATCTGCCTGAACAAGCCTGCGGGCCTCGCCGTGCACCGCACCGAGGACCCCGAAGAGATCACCCTGGTCGACCTGGCCGAGACACTTCTTAAAAAGCGCGACGGCGTCGGCAGGGTGCGTCCGGTGAACCGGTTGGACAAGGGAACTTCGGGGGCCATCATCCTGGCCAAGAGCGCGGTTGCAGCGGGTATGTTCGGGAAGATGGTGCAGGAGGAAGGGCTCGGCAAGCTCTACCTCGCCATGGTGGAGGGGAAACTGCAGAAGCAGGGAACCATCGATGCCGCACTCGACGGCAAGGAATCGCAGACCAGCTACGTGAGGATCTTCCAGGGGGGCGGCGTATCGCTGCTGGCCGTCTATCCGCTCACCGGCCGGATGCACCAGATCAGGCAGCACTTCAGGATGATCGGGCATCCGATCCTGGGTGACAAACGCTACGGCGGCAGGAATCTCTCCGGCTTCACCGGCCACGCGCTGCACTCTTTCCGGACCACCCTGGTACACCCGGCAACGGGGGAAGAGATCGATATCCCGGCGCCGTTACCGGATCAATTGCTGCGGCTTGCCACGCGCTGCGGCGCTGTAAGCGACGAGACCTTCCTCGCGACGCTCAACGAAGTCCCGGCCGCCGAGACCCTGGCCCTTTCCTAG
- the eno gene encoding phosphopyruvate hydratase codes for MSQITDVYAREILDSRGNPTLEVEVFLDSGAMGRAAVPSGASTGEREALELRDGDKGRYLGKGVEKAVANVNDIIADEITGMDATDQVGIDKKMLELDGTDFKSRLGANAILGVSLAVAKAAADEVGLPLYQYIGGSNAKELPLPMMNIINGGAHADNNVDIQEFMIMPAGAKSFKEALRMGAEIFHALKSVLKAKGYNTAVGDEGGFAPNLKSNEEALEVIMEAIVKAGYKPGEEVLLALDVASSELFENGVYTLENEADSKKTADQMVDFYENLVNKYPIISIEDGMAENDWDGWKKLTDRLGKRIQIVGDDLFVTNPSILKEGIKKGIANSILIKLNQIGTLTETLDAIEMAKRAGYTCVISHRSGETEDVTLADLAVAVNAGQIKTGSLCRTDRVAKYNQLLRIEDELDEVALFRGHEVFYNVKK; via the coding sequence ATGAGCCAGATAACCGACGTTTACGCCAGAGAAATACTTGATTCCAGGGGGAATCCGACACTTGAGGTCGAAGTGTTCCTGGATTCCGGTGCTATGGGTAGAGCCGCGGTTCCCTCCGGCGCATCGACCGGCGAGCGCGAGGCGCTGGAACTGCGTGACGGCGACAAGGGGCGCTATCTCGGCAAGGGCGTCGAGAAGGCCGTCGCCAACGTGAACGACATCATCGCCGACGAGATCACCGGCATGGACGCCACCGACCAGGTCGGCATCGACAAGAAGATGCTGGAGCTCGACGGCACCGACTTCAAGAGCCGCCTGGGCGCCAACGCCATCCTCGGCGTCTCCCTCGCCGTGGCCAAGGCCGCGGCCGACGAGGTGGGCCTGCCGCTGTACCAGTACATCGGGGGTTCCAACGCGAAGGAGCTGCCGCTGCCCATGATGAACATCATCAACGGCGGCGCCCACGCCGACAACAACGTCGACATCCAGGAATTCATGATCATGCCGGCCGGCGCCAAGAGCTTCAAGGAGGCCCTCAGGATGGGCGCCGAGATCTTCCACGCGCTGAAATCGGTCCTCAAGGCCAAGGGGTACAACACCGCCGTCGGCGACGAGGGTGGCTTCGCTCCGAACCTGAAATCCAACGAGGAGGCCCTCGAGGTGATCATGGAGGCGATCGTGAAGGCGGGCTACAAGCCGGGCGAGGAAGTGCTCCTCGCGCTCGACGTCGCTTCCTCCGAACTGTTCGAGAACGGGGTCTACACCCTGGAGAACGAGGCCGATTCGAAGAAGACCGCCGACCAGATGGTCGACTTCTATGAGAACCTGGTCAACAAGTACCCGATCATCTCCATCGAGGACGGCATGGCCGAGAACGACTGGGATGGCTGGAAGAAGCTCACCGACCGTCTGGGCAAGCGTATCCAGATCGTGGGCGACGACCTGTTCGTGACCAACCCCTCCATCCTCAAGGAAGGGATCAAGAAGGGGATCGCCAACTCCATCCTGATCAAGCTGAACCAGATCGGCACCCTGACCGAGACCCTCGACGCCATCGAGATGGCCAAGCGCGCGGGTTACACCTGCGTCATCTCGCACCGCTCCGGCGAGACCGAGGACGTAACCCTCGCCGACCTCGCCGTGGCGGTCAACGCCGGCCAGATCAAGACCGGTTCGCTCTGCCGCACCGACCGCGTCGCGAAGTACAACCAGCTCCTGAGGATCGAGGACGAGCTGGACGAAGTGGCGCTGTTCAGGGGGCACGAAGTCTTCTACAACGTGAAAAAGTAG
- a CDS encoding HD family phosphohydrolase yields MPTESGDKQTIQKSSLIRLCDSWMEAVAQGFTCDRHEKRSRFIILFLTALFLTLLIIPSPQFLSVHYREGDIATSDIRASQDYLIEDLLLTEKKRAEAEGAAPFVYTLASNGNIELVRRFDDALDVVDDASLHGEAKRKAIVAVLGVDISAQEFAALTRVKQQRAFLSDLGRQLAPLYRQRIVADRGHFAADLRHGIVVVDEATRQDVAAGDYSASIDLPTARRIFSRTSLTQGGAPHDLELLKGVALRMITPNLSFDRNGTDAKKSEARAAVRPVLFKMKRGEMIVRVGERVSSEQAMKLERMFTARNSTPVLTGLGIFGLILVLCYAPYRFGRKNIRKFNPTNKDILLLSLLTVANFAVLKLVSTVSTAMGGLFPSIDTASYFYLFPFAASAIIVRIILNSEVALVYCAITAPLTGIMLNNSLQVVVYALLGGIVGAHGVRQCKERGTIYSAGFKVSAVNMALAVCFHVYNDSPLSLQPLYCIIFAFLGGLINAVYVSGTIPLIEALFQYTTDVKLLELANLNSPLLRELMIRAPGTYHHSVLVGNMVEAGAEAINANPLLARVAAYYHDVGKLKKPQYFIENIRDGENRHDKLSPSMSALILISHMKDGVELAKEHRIGQSIIEIIRQSHGTSLINYFYLKAKGLETPGTPPVEERDFRYPGPKPQTREAGLVLLADCVEAASRTLTDPTPARIQGLVQKIINNIFIDGQLDECELTLKNLHEIAKSFNQILAGIYHQRIDYPEPAYKEKTIAKKPEDIDSEPPKADAGREDAAAKGGAEDLRRLGMS; encoded by the coding sequence ATGCCCACCGAAAGCGGCGACAAACAGACAATTCAGAAGAGTTCGCTGATCAGGCTCTGCGACAGCTGGATGGAAGCGGTTGCGCAGGGGTTCACCTGCGACCGCCATGAGAAGCGCAGCCGCTTCATCATACTCTTCCTCACCGCGTTATTCCTCACCCTGCTCATCATCCCGAGCCCGCAGTTCCTCTCGGTGCACTACCGCGAGGGGGACATCGCCACCTCCGACATCCGCGCGTCGCAGGACTACCTGATCGAGGATCTGCTGCTGACCGAGAAGAAGCGGGCCGAGGCGGAGGGGGCGGCGCCGTTCGTCTACACCCTCGCCTCTAACGGCAACATCGAACTGGTGCGCCGCTTCGACGACGCGCTTGACGTGGTGGACGATGCCAGCCTGCACGGAGAGGCCAAGCGCAAGGCGATCGTCGCCGTCCTCGGGGTCGACATCTCCGCCCAGGAGTTCGCCGCCCTTACCCGCGTGAAACAGCAGCGGGCCTTCCTCTCCGACCTGGGGCGGCAGCTGGCCCCCCTGTACCGGCAGCGCATCGTCGCCGATCGCGGCCACTTCGCCGCGGACCTGCGCCACGGCATCGTGGTGGTGGACGAGGCCACCAGGCAGGACGTCGCCGCAGGTGACTACAGCGCCAGTATCGATCTCCCCACCGCCCGTCGCATCTTCTCGCGGACCAGCCTCACCCAGGGAGGGGCACCCCACGACCTGGAGCTCCTCAAGGGGGTGGCGCTGCGCATGATCACCCCCAACCTCTCGTTCGACCGTAACGGTACCGACGCGAAGAAGAGTGAAGCGCGCGCCGCGGTGCGCCCGGTGCTCTTCAAGATGAAGCGGGGCGAGATGATCGTCCGCGTGGGTGAGCGCGTCAGTTCCGAGCAGGCGATGAAACTGGAGAGGATGTTCACCGCCAGGAACAGCACCCCTGTCCTGACCGGCCTCGGGATCTTCGGCCTGATCCTTGTGCTCTGCTACGCCCCGTACCGGTTCGGCCGCAAGAACATCAGGAAGTTCAACCCGACCAACAAGGACATCCTGCTGCTGTCCCTCCTGACGGTGGCCAACTTCGCCGTACTAAAGCTGGTATCGACCGTCTCCACCGCCATGGGGGGGCTCTTCCCTTCCATCGATACGGCGAGTTACTTCTACCTCTTCCCGTTCGCGGCCTCCGCCATCATCGTGCGGATCATCCTGAACTCCGAGGTCGCCCTGGTCTACTGCGCCATCACGGCGCCGCTCACCGGGATCATGCTGAACAACTCGCTCCAGGTGGTGGTCTATGCCCTCTTGGGTGGCATCGTCGGCGCCCACGGCGTGCGCCAGTGCAAGGAGCGCGGCACCATTTACAGCGCGGGTTTCAAGGTGAGCGCGGTGAACATGGCGCTGGCCGTCTGCTTCCACGTCTACAACGACAGCCCGCTCTCCCTGCAGCCGCTCTACTGCATCATATTCGCCTTCCTGGGCGGCCTCATCAACGCGGTCTACGTTTCCGGCACCATCCCGCTCATCGAGGCGCTCTTCCAGTACACGACCGACGTCAAGCTCCTGGAGCTCGCCAACCTCAACTCGCCGCTTTTGCGCGAACTGATGATACGCGCTCCCGGCACCTACCATCACAGCGTCCTCGTGGGGAACATGGTCGAGGCGGGGGCCGAGGCGATCAACGCCAACCCGCTTCTCGCCCGCGTCGCCGCTTACTACCACGACGTCGGGAAGCTGAAGAAGCCGCAGTACTTCATCGAGAACATCCGTGACGGCGAGAACCGCCACGACAAGCTCTCCCCCAGCATGAGCGCGCTGATCCTGATCTCGCACATGAAAGACGGGGTCGAGCTCGCCAAGGAACACCGCATCGGGCAGTCGATCATCGAGATCATCCGGCAGTCCCATGGCACCTCGCTGATCAACTACTTCTACCTGAAGGCGAAGGGGCTGGAGACGCCGGGCACCCCGCCGGTAGAGGAGCGTGACTTCCGCTACCCCGGGCCCAAGCCGCAGACCCGCGAGGCGGGGCTCGTGCTCCTGGCCGACTGCGTGGAGGCCGCCTCGCGCACCCTCACCGACCCCACGCCGGCGCGGATACAGGGGCTGGTGCAGAAGATCATCAACAACATCTTCATCGACGGCCAGCTGGACGAGTGCGAGCTGACCCTCAAGAACCTGCACGAGATAGCCAAGAGCTTCAACCAGATACTGGCGGGGATCTATCACCAGCGCATCGATTACCCCGAGCCCGCCTACAAGGAGAAGACGATTGCCAAGAAGCCAGAGGATATCGATAGCGAACCGCCAAAGGCGGATGCCGGTCGCGAAGACGCAGCTGCGAAAGGTGGCGCAGAGGATCTTAGACGCCTTGGGATGTCCTGA
- the ybeY gene encoding rRNA maturation RNase YbeY, with product MPVAKTQLRKVAQRILDALGCPEAELSVSIVGDRAIRVLNREYLGRDKATNVISFAMQEGEFGAINPDVLGDVVISVDTAAREAEESGQTFLERLYFLLLHGILHITGYDHERSGEAEAARMEAKEREIFSLLVEEGLV from the coding sequence ATGCCGGTCGCGAAGACGCAGCTGCGAAAGGTGGCGCAGAGGATCTTAGACGCCTTGGGATGTCCTGAGGCGGAACTCTCGGTCAGCATCGTCGGGGACCGGGCCATCCGGGTCCTGAACCGGGAGTACCTCGGGCGCGACAAGGCGACCAACGTGATTTCCTTCGCCATGCAGGAGGGTGAGTTCGGCGCCATCAACCCTGACGTTCTCGGCGACGTGGTCATCTCCGTCGACACCGCGGCGCGCGAGGCCGAGGAGTCAGGTCAGACCTTCCTGGAGCGCCTCTATTTCCTGCTTCTGCACGGCATCCTCCACATCACCGGCTACGACCATGAGAGAAGCGGCGAGGCCGAGGCCGCCCGCATGGAGGCCAAGGAGCGGGAGATCTTTTCCCTGCTGGTCGAGGAAGGGCTTGTCTAG
- a CDS encoding diacylglycerol kinase — protein MKPTRFIDSVNCAIEGILHTTRTQKHMRYHFLAALAVLFAALLLRVSSVEFMLLALAISFVLFAELLNTAIEVVVDMISPGYHPMAKLAKDVAAGAVLVAAFGTAIMGYLVLSKYVLPWQRLGLEMLGTESELGMVVSAVLVLIVVVILKARGGTGKPLEGGGASGHSAVAFSIATSVALHTHDPLIALFCFILATMVSHSRLLLRIHRPREVVVGAVVGVGITLAVHLLFRAFWQGGL, from the coding sequence ATGAAGCCGACCCGCTTCATCGACTCCGTGAACTGCGCCATAGAGGGGATCCTCCACACCACGCGCACGCAAAAGCACATGCGCTACCACTTCCTGGCCGCGCTCGCCGTGCTGTTCGCCGCGCTGCTCTTGCGGGTCTCCTCGGTCGAGTTCATGCTGCTGGCGCTTGCCATCAGCTTCGTCCTCTTCGCCGAACTCCTCAACACCGCCATAGAGGTGGTGGTGGACATGATTTCGCCGGGGTACCACCCGATGGCGAAACTCGCCAAGGATGTGGCGGCGGGCGCCGTGCTGGTCGCCGCCTTCGGCACCGCCATCATGGGGTACCTCGTGCTCTCCAAGTACGTCCTCCCCTGGCAGAGGCTGGGGCTGGAGATGCTGGGGACCGAGTCGGAACTGGGAATGGTGGTCTCGGCAGTCCTGGTGCTGATCGTGGTGGTGATCCTCAAGGCGCGCGGGGGGACGGGAAAGCCGCTCGAAGGGGGCGGCGCCAGCGGCCACTCGGCGGTCGCCTTCTCCATCGCCACCTCCGTGGCGCTGCACACCCATGACCCGCTCATCGCGCTTTTCTGCTTCATCCTGGCCACCATGGTGAGCCATTCGCGCCTGCTGCTCAGGATCCACCGCCCCCGGGAGGTCGTGGTCGGGGCGGTAGTGGGGGTGGGAATCACCCTGGCGGTGCACCTGCTGTTCCGCGCCTTCTGGCAGGGCGGGCTATGA
- a CDS encoding hemolysin family protein — MEEGNGRKGQGLIESLTRLLYGKKKVTGAEIQEIMDAGEEEGVINQEENAMIRSILTLGDSMVREIMLPRMEMACVSIDNEVREVLKSIIASGHSRLPVYEGTIDNIIGLIYAKDLLRYWGEPDEAIELRKLIRPPFFIPETKNLEELLHDFKKRRVHMAVVIDEYGGTAGLVTIEDLLEEIVGDIQDEYDLETERLSVQGDGSIVADGRLPIQELEEHFDVEIEKENFETVGGLLFHITGRIPAAGDVIENDPLVLTVLEADERRIAKVHIARKQEQAGESEES, encoded by the coding sequence TTGGAAGAGGGTAACGGACGCAAGGGCCAGGGACTCATCGAATCCCTGACCCGGCTCTTGTACGGAAAAAAGAAGGTCACCGGGGCGGAGATCCAGGAGATCATGGACGCCGGCGAGGAAGAAGGGGTCATCAACCAGGAGGAGAACGCGATGATCCGTTCCATCCTGACCCTGGGTGACTCCATGGTGCGCGAGATCATGCTGCCGCGCATGGAGATGGCCTGCGTTTCCATCGACAACGAGGTGCGCGAGGTGCTGAAATCGATCATCGCCTCCGGGCACTCGCGGCTCCCGGTCTACGAGGGGACCATCGACAACATCATCGGCCTCATCTACGCCAAGGACCTGCTGAGGTACTGGGGGGAGCCCGACGAGGCCATCGAACTCAGGAAGCTGATCCGCCCCCCCTTCTTCATCCCGGAGACCAAGAATCTAGAGGAACTGCTGCACGACTTCAAGAAGCGGCGGGTCCACATGGCGGTGGTCATCGACGAGTACGGCGGCACGGCGGGACTGGTCACCATCGAGGACCTGCTCGAGGAGATCGTTGGGGACATCCAGGACGAGTACGACCTTGAGACCGAGCGCCTCTCGGTGCAAGGGGACGGCTCCATCGTCGCCGACGGCAGGCTCCCCATCCAGGAGCTGGAAGAGCACTTCGACGTGGAGATCGAGAAGGAGAACTTCGAGACGGTGGGGGGACTCCTGTTTCATATCACCGGCCGGATCCCGGCCGCAGGCGACGTGATCGAGAATGACCCGCTGGTCCTCACCGTCCTGGAGGCGGACGAGAGACGGATCGCCAAGGTGCATATCGCCAGGAAGCAGGAGCAGGCCGGGGAGTCCGAGGAGTCGTGA
- the lnt gene encoding apolipoprotein N-acyltransferase, with protein MSARTAIAGEATAGRHLLALLSGVLLALSFPLPGISVLAWIAFVPLFLAADRVSPQLGFRLGFTAGCVAYAGILYWLNVVMMNYGKLHWTVSVTLYLVLVGYLALYPGVVLWLVRRCEESRIPLLCSFPLLWVSGEAIRSYVLTGFPWASLGYSQYRTLPLIQISDLTGVYGVSFLIALANVVFYRIWVSTRHRKPYPVRALLLLVLLMAATMVYGVSALTRSERGEARRVLLVQGNIPQDVKWDPAFQDATLKTYERLTREGCQEPGTLVVWPESALPFFLQREPAYAARVSALAAELKSPLVVGSPAYQEEGGRVRYLNSAYLISEQGGVVGRSDKLHLVPFGEYVPLAPLLPFVNKLVAGIGDFSPGKEAVVLPASTGKLGVLVCFEGIFPEVASAYVQKGAQVLVNITNDAWFGRSSAPYQHLSMTVFRAVENRVPLVRAANTGISSVIDSKGHIRGMTPLFEEATLKGEIRPGTGRTFYNRFGDLFALICLSGSIGMGIACYRGRRN; from the coding sequence GTGAGCGCGAGAACCGCCATCGCCGGCGAGGCGACCGCGGGGCGCCACCTGCTGGCACTGCTGTCGGGCGTTTTGCTGGCACTCTCGTTTCCGCTGCCGGGGATATCCGTCCTGGCCTGGATCGCCTTCGTGCCGCTCTTTCTGGCCGCCGACCGCGTTTCGCCGCAGCTCGGTTTCCGGCTCGGCTTCACGGCCGGGTGCGTCGCCTATGCCGGAATTCTCTACTGGCTCAACGTGGTGATGATGAACTACGGGAAGCTGCACTGGACGGTGAGCGTTACGCTCTATCTCGTCCTGGTCGGCTACCTCGCGCTTTATCCGGGCGTCGTGCTCTGGCTGGTGCGGCGCTGCGAAGAGAGCCGGATACCGCTGCTTTGTTCGTTTCCCCTTTTGTGGGTGAGCGGGGAGGCGATCCGCTCCTACGTCCTGACCGGCTTTCCCTGGGCGAGCCTCGGGTATTCACAGTACCGCACCCTCCCTCTTATCCAGATCAGCGACCTGACCGGGGTGTACGGTGTGAGCTTCCTGATCGCCCTCGCCAACGTCGTGTTCTACCGGATCTGGGTTTCGACGCGCCACCGCAAGCCCTACCCGGTGCGGGCACTTTTGCTCCTGGTGCTGCTCATGGCCGCCACCATGGTCTACGGCGTCTCCGCCCTGACCCGCAGCGAGAGGGGGGAGGCGCGCCGGGTGTTGCTGGTGCAGGGGAACATCCCCCAGGACGTGAAGTGGGACCCGGCCTTCCAGGACGCGACGCTTAAGACCTACGAGCGGCTGACCCGTGAAGGGTGCCAGGAGCCGGGGACCCTGGTGGTCTGGCCCGAGAGCGCCCTGCCGTTTTTCCTGCAGCGCGAGCCGGCCTATGCGGCACGGGTGAGTGCGCTGGCCGCCGAGCTGAAGAGCCCGCTCGTCGTGGGAAGCCCCGCTTACCAGGAGGAAGGGGGGAGGGTGCGCTACCTGAACAGCGCGTACCTGATCTCCGAGCAGGGGGGCGTCGTCGGGAGAAGCGACAAACTGCACCTGGTTCCCTTCGGCGAGTACGTGCCGCTGGCGCCGCTGCTCCCCTTCGTGAACAAGCTGGTCGCCGGGATCGGGGACTTCTCCCCGGGGAAGGAAGCGGTGGTGCTGCCGGCCTCCACGGGGAAACTCGGGGTCCTGGTCTGCTTCGAGGGGATCTTCCCGGAAGTGGCCAGCGCCTATGTCCAAAAGGGAGCCCAGGTGCTGGTGAACATCACCAACGACGCCTGGTTCGGGCGGAGTTCCGCCCCCTACCAGCACCTCTCCATGACCGTGTTCCGGGCCGTGGAGAACAGGGTCCCCCTGGTGCGCGCCGCCAATACCGGGATCTCCTCGGTGATAGACAGCAAGGGGCACATCCGCGGCATGACCCCGCTGTTCGAGGAGGCGACCCTGAAAGGGGAGATCCGCCCCGGCACCGGGCGGACCTTCTACAACCGCTTCGGCGACCTCTTCGCCCTGATCTGCCTCTCCGGCAGCATCGGCATGGGGATCGCCTGCTATCGCGGGCGCCGTAACTGA